One genomic window of Prochlorococcus marinus str. NATL2A includes the following:
- a CDS encoding pyridoxal phosphate-dependent aminotransferase translates to MENIESSFIDLPNPRKDIEDLQPYSAPLEGRRNLLRLDFNENTIGPSPLVIKSLREISRDEISAYPEYSGLKEKVVESLIKKNSNVNINSSEVGIFNGVDAAINAIFHAYGNFDDLMLTTLPTFGYYTPCAQMRGMQIKAIPYEGEGFQYPFDSICEFLTQNNPKILLICNPNNPTGTRLSPERIIEISKLSSKTLVVVDELYEAFTGDSVLPFLNFQTTPNLVVLRSLSKTAGLASLRIGFAIGHSKVINIVNRVTGPYDVNSFAVIAAFAALNDQSYIDSYVQEVLEARNWIKDQFEKHHVKHHIDGGNYFLLWPKSKPQLVEQKLKSSGILIRNMDKKKNLKGSIRVSIGTIDQMKRFWSAFRIVDEV, encoded by the coding sequence ATGGAAAACATAGAGAGTTCATTTATTGATCTACCAAACCCCAGGAAAGATATCGAGGATTTACAGCCATATTCAGCACCACTGGAAGGAAGACGAAATTTACTAAGACTAGACTTTAATGAAAACACTATTGGGCCAAGCCCACTAGTAATTAAATCTCTCAGAGAAATAAGCAGAGATGAAATCTCTGCTTATCCTGAATACTCAGGTTTAAAAGAAAAAGTAGTAGAGAGTCTCATCAAAAAAAATTCAAATGTGAATATCAACTCATCTGAAGTTGGTATTTTTAATGGAGTAGATGCAGCAATAAATGCTATTTTTCACGCATATGGCAACTTTGATGATCTAATGCTAACAACATTGCCTACTTTTGGATATTATACTCCTTGCGCACAAATGCGAGGAATGCAAATCAAAGCAATACCTTATGAGGGAGAGGGATTTCAATATCCATTTGATAGTATTTGCGAATTCCTCACGCAAAATAATCCGAAAATTTTACTTATCTGCAACCCCAATAACCCCACTGGAACAAGGTTAAGCCCAGAAAGAATTATAGAAATCAGCAAACTTTCATCTAAAACACTCGTTGTTGTGGATGAACTTTACGAGGCGTTTACAGGTGATAGTGTTCTACCATTTTTAAATTTCCAAACAACACCTAATCTTGTTGTATTAAGATCGCTTTCTAAAACTGCTGGTTTAGCAAGTTTAAGAATTGGATTTGCTATTGGTCATTCTAAAGTAATTAATATAGTTAATAGAGTTACTGGTCCTTATGACGTCAACAGCTTTGCCGTGATCGCTGCTTTTGCAGCACTTAATGATCAATCATATATTGACTCGTATGTGCAGGAAGTGCTTGAGGCTCGTAATTGGATCAAGGATCAATTCGAGAAGCACCACGTCAAGCATCATATTGACGGAGGAAACTATTTTCTACTTTGGCCAAAATCAAAACCACAACTAGTTGAGCAAAAGCTAAAATCATCTGGAATTCTAATTAGAAATATGGATAAGAAAAAAAATTTAAAAGGTTCTATCAGAGTGAGCATAGGAACCATTGACCAAATGAAAAGATTCTGGTCAGCCTTCAGGATTGTCGATGAAGTATAG
- the argS gene encoding arginine--tRNA ligase, producing MLEISARLEEALNRAFIKVFPQEDRSSKTSSILTGSNLVPASKPEFGDFQINCALSLAKEIKQPPREIAQKIANQLQKDNDFVRMCNPPRIAGPGFINLSINSKTLISEIHVRLNDKRLGVPLKKFSTDKIEEGKSNNRVILDFSSPNIAKEMHVGHLRSTIIGDSLARILEFRGYEVLRLNHVGDWGTQFGMLITHLKEVVPEVLHTKDVVEISDLVNFYRQAKKRFDEDQIFQNKSRSEVVNLQAGDKESLIAWQLLCNQSRKEFQKIYDRLDIKLTERGESFYNKFLVDVINDLKNKKLLINDQGAQCIFLDGLVGKNGKPQPIIIQKSDGGFNYATTDLAAIKYRLTIPPHGDGACRLIYVTDAGQASHFSGVFQIAKLANWIPTDCQIEHVPFGLVQGEDGKKLKTRSGETIRLVDLLDEAIQRAKNDLKNRLNTERRSENENFIDKVSTTVGIASIKYADLSQNRISNYQFSFDKMLSLQGNTAPYLLYALVRIAGISRKGGDLNVSSHNIQFNESQEWELIRKLLQLDYIIAEVEKELLPNRLCGYLFELSQTFNRFYDQVPILKASEPSRASRLILCSITADTLKLGMSLLGIPTLERM from the coding sequence ATGCTTGAAATATCTGCCAGATTAGAAGAAGCCCTTAATAGAGCTTTCATCAAAGTATTCCCACAAGAGGATCGAAGTTCAAAAACTTCTTCAATACTTACAGGTTCTAATTTAGTCCCCGCATCCAAGCCTGAATTTGGAGATTTTCAAATAAATTGTGCTTTATCACTGGCTAAAGAAATAAAACAACCTCCTCGAGAAATTGCACAAAAAATAGCGAATCAACTACAAAAAGATAATGATTTCGTTAGAATGTGTAATCCACCACGAATTGCAGGCCCAGGTTTCATAAACCTATCTATAAATTCAAAAACACTTATATCTGAAATCCATGTTCGTTTAAATGATAAAAGACTGGGAGTGCCTCTAAAAAAATTCAGTACTGACAAAATTGAAGAGGGAAAAAGTAATAACCGCGTAATTCTTGATTTTTCCAGTCCAAATATTGCTAAAGAAATGCATGTTGGGCACTTACGATCAACAATTATTGGAGACTCTCTCGCACGGATTCTTGAATTCCGCGGTTATGAAGTCTTACGACTCAATCATGTAGGGGATTGGGGTACACAATTTGGCATGCTTATTACTCATCTAAAAGAGGTTGTACCAGAGGTTCTCCATACAAAAGATGTAGTAGAAATAAGCGATCTCGTGAATTTCTATCGTCAAGCAAAGAAAAGATTTGATGAAGATCAAATCTTTCAAAATAAATCTAGAAGTGAGGTTGTTAATTTACAAGCAGGTGATAAAGAAAGTCTGATTGCGTGGCAATTACTCTGCAATCAATCCAGAAAAGAATTTCAAAAGATCTATGATCGACTTGATATCAAGCTAACTGAAAGAGGTGAATCCTTTTATAACAAATTCTTAGTAGATGTTATTAATGATTTAAAAAATAAAAAATTACTAATAAATGATCAAGGAGCTCAATGTATTTTCCTTGATGGCTTAGTAGGAAAAAATGGTAAACCTCAACCAATAATTATTCAAAAAAGTGACGGAGGTTTTAATTATGCAACCACTGATTTGGCAGCGATTAAATACAGATTAACTATTCCTCCGCATGGAGATGGAGCATGCCGTTTAATTTATGTCACAGATGCTGGGCAAGCATCACATTTCTCTGGAGTTTTTCAGATTGCAAAGCTTGCAAATTGGATTCCTACAGATTGTCAAATCGAGCATGTTCCCTTTGGTCTCGTTCAAGGAGAAGATGGTAAGAAGTTAAAAACTCGTTCTGGAGAAACAATTAGATTAGTAGATCTTCTTGATGAAGCAATTCAACGAGCAAAAAACGATCTTAAAAATCGTCTCAATACTGAAAGGAGATCCGAAAATGAAAATTTTATAGATAAAGTTTCTACTACTGTCGGGATTGCCTCAATCAAGTATGCGGATCTAAGTCAAAATAGAATTTCTAATTACCAATTTAGTTTTGATAAGATGCTTTCTTTGCAGGGGAATACAGCACCATATTTACTTTATGCATTAGTACGAATTGCTGGAATATCTCGCAAAGGTGGGGATTTAAATGTATCAAGTCATAATATTCAGTTTAATGAATCACAAGAATGGGAGTTAATTCGCAAGCTATTGCAACTTGATTATATTATCGCTGAAGTCGAAAAAGAACTGCTTCCTAATCGTCTATGCGGGTATTTATTTGAATTAAGTCAGACGTTTAACAGATTCTATGATCAAGTTCCTATTTTAAAAGCAAGTGAACCTTCAAGAGCTAGTAGACTTATTTTATGCTCTATCACTGCAGATACACTTAAACTGGGGATGAGTTTGCTAGGCATCCCCACTCTGGAGAGAATGTAA
- the nadC gene encoding carboxylating nicotinate-nucleotide diphosphorylase: protein MDLRSPKLHKILDTWIEEDLGDGDLTRFVLNDRSASAHWVAKEDGTFCGGDLVKLIFRKIDPKVDIQLLIEDGQKFEKNQRLLELKGSSSSLVAGERVSLNVAMHLSGIATSTALLVTKLSGSKVKLADTRKTTPGIRVFEKYAFHCGGGINHRLGLDDAAMLKENHIEWSQGISESIKILKNTIPWTKKIIVEAETPSQAKEAVKAGADGVLLDEMSIQAIEKLVPELRQLSKNSKSKYVSQNIVIEVSGINPNNVSDYIFTGIDLISTSAPITKSKWIDFSMRFD, encoded by the coding sequence GTGGATCTTCGCTCACCCAAGCTACATAAAATATTAGACACATGGATTGAGGAAGATCTCGGCGACGGAGATCTCACAAGATTTGTCCTCAACGACAGAAGTGCATCAGCGCATTGGGTTGCGAAAGAGGACGGGACTTTTTGTGGTGGAGATCTGGTCAAACTTATATTTAGAAAAATTGATCCTAAAGTTGATATTCAACTTCTCATAGAGGATGGTCAGAAGTTTGAAAAGAATCAAAGACTACTAGAATTAAAAGGGTCTTCCTCTTCCTTAGTAGCAGGAGAGCGAGTAAGTCTGAATGTGGCCATGCATCTTTCTGGTATTGCTACATCGACAGCTCTATTGGTAACTAAACTATCAGGATCCAAGGTGAAGTTAGCAGACACCCGTAAAACAACTCCAGGAATAAGAGTATTCGAAAAATATGCCTTTCATTGTGGTGGCGGCATTAATCATAGACTTGGATTAGATGATGCTGCTATGTTGAAAGAAAATCATATTGAATGGTCGCAAGGGATTAGCGAGAGTATCAAAATCTTAAAAAATACTATTCCATGGACAAAAAAAATAATAGTCGAAGCAGAAACTCCCTCCCAAGCGAAAGAAGCTGTAAAAGCAGGTGCTGATGGGGTTTTACTTGACGAGATGTCTATTCAAGCTATAGAGAAATTAGTTCCAGAATTACGTCAACTTTCAAAAAATAGTAAGTCCAAATACGTCTCCCAAAATATTGTTATTGAAGTTTCGGGAATCAATCCCAATAATGTATCAGACTATATTTTTACAGGTATTGATCTAATCTCAACTAGTGCGCCAATTACTAAAAGCAAATGGATAGATTTCAGTATGCGCTTTGACTAA
- the mnmE gene encoding tRNA uridine-5-carboxymethylaminomethyl(34) synthesis GTPase MnmE, translating into MNSFSPTEDTIAAIATAVSPGQGSIAAIRISGSSAIETSKNIVDVPGIQDWSTHKVLYGHVTEENRKKYIDEVLILVMKGPRSFTGEDVVEIHCHGGIIPVQKILERILAFPSVRRAEPGEFSQRAVLNGRLSLTQAESISELVSARSRKAAELAINGIEGNIQTTIQSIRKRLIEQLTEIEARIDFEEDLPLLDEKHVKNEIVAIKKDLNELIDNAKRGSWVRSGLKVALTGKPNVGKSSLMNRLSKQEKAIVTDLPGTTRDILESEIILEGIPVTFIDTAGLRDTKDIIEKIGISRTKKTLIHADLIILIFDYSSGWTNEDESILKQLPINIPLLIVGNKSDLTNDQSFEKVPKYILKKENLVIISAKTGNGEDDLINYLLKKCGSSQTHGLDIALNERQLDLAKSTMKSLENINKVFDEKLPWDFWTIDLRQAINYLGELTGEDLTESLLDNIFSKFCIGK; encoded by the coding sequence ATGAATTCGTTTTCCCCTACTGAAGATACTATTGCTGCAATTGCAACTGCCGTTTCTCCCGGCCAAGGAAGTATTGCTGCCATTAGGATATCTGGCTCCTCTGCAATTGAGACCAGTAAGAATATTGTTGATGTTCCGGGAATTCAGGATTGGAGCACTCACAAAGTGCTTTACGGTCATGTAACTGAAGAAAATCGAAAAAAATATATTGATGAAGTTTTAATTCTCGTAATGAAAGGGCCGAGAAGCTTTACAGGTGAAGATGTAGTAGAAATTCATTGCCATGGTGGAATCATTCCAGTCCAGAAGATCCTTGAAAGAATACTAGCTTTCCCCAGCGTGCGAAGAGCGGAACCAGGTGAGTTTAGTCAACGAGCAGTGCTTAATGGTCGTCTTAGCCTGACTCAAGCAGAATCAATTAGTGAGCTGGTGTCAGCAAGGAGTCGAAAAGCAGCAGAACTCGCAATTAATGGAATTGAAGGAAATATTCAAACTACGATTCAATCAATTAGAAAACGATTAATAGAGCAACTAACGGAAATTGAAGCAAGAATAGATTTTGAAGAAGATCTACCACTTTTAGATGAAAAACATGTAAAGAATGAAATTGTCGCAATCAAAAAAGATCTTAACGAACTAATTGATAATGCTAAAAGAGGATCTTGGGTTCGTTCTGGATTAAAAGTTGCACTAACTGGGAAGCCTAATGTAGGGAAAAGCTCCTTAATGAATAGGCTTTCCAAACAAGAAAAAGCCATTGTGACTGACCTACCTGGCACTACCAGAGATATTTTGGAAAGTGAGATTATCTTAGAAGGAATACCAGTAACTTTTATTGATACAGCAGGTCTAAGAGACACCAAAGACATCATCGAAAAAATTGGTATTTCTAGAACTAAAAAAACTTTAATTCATGCTGATCTCATTATATTAATCTTTGATTATTCAAGTGGATGGACTAACGAGGATGAATCAATACTAAAACAATTACCTATAAATATTCCACTCTTGATTGTTGGTAACAAATCTGATTTAACGAATGATCAATCTTTTGAAAAAGTTCCAAAATATATATTAAAAAAAGAAAATCTAGTTATTATAAGTGCAAAAACCGGAAATGGAGAAGACGATCTGATTAATTACCTACTAAAAAAATGTGGTTCTTCTCAAACGCATGGATTGGATATTGCTCTAAATGAAAGACAACTTGATCTAGCAAAATCAACGATGAAATCCCTAGAAAACATTAATAAAGTCTTTGACGAAAAGCTACCATGGGATTTCTGGACAATAGATTTAAGACAAGCTATTAATTATTTAGGAGAACTAACAGGAGAGGATTTAACAGAAAGTTTACTTGATAATATATTTTCAAAATTCTGTATTGGTAAGTAA
- a CDS encoding DUF2062 domain-containing protein codes for MKKIFLNLIQRIRKFISWLWNQEGSPSQRALGLGVGIFSGCFPFFGLQTLMGVFLAKIFKGNSILAAVGTWISNPFTYVPLYYFNYRLGSLILNKNKNIVDIGHITTNELWSQGWDLSSRLIMGSICMGLFAGIVGGLGLYFLLKKTYHKM; via the coding sequence ATGAAAAAAATCTTTCTAAATCTAATACAAAGAATTCGTAAATTTATCTCTTGGCTCTGGAATCAGGAAGGTTCTCCCTCTCAGAGAGCATTAGGGTTGGGCGTAGGGATATTTAGTGGTTGTTTCCCATTCTTTGGTTTGCAAACCTTGATGGGTGTGTTTTTAGCAAAAATCTTCAAGGGAAATAGTATTTTGGCCGCTGTTGGGACCTGGATTAGCAACCCATTTACTTATGTTCCTCTTTATTATTTTAATTATAGACTAGGCTCTTTAATACTCAATAAAAATAAAAATATAGTAGATATTGGCCATATAACTACTAATGAGTTGTGGTCTCAAGGTTGGGACTTGAGTTCTCGGCTGATAATGGGCTCGATATGTATGGGTCTTTTTGCTGGAATAGTTGGAGGACTTGGTCTATATTTCTTGCTCAAAAAAACTTATCATAAAATGTAA